The following coding sequences are from one Heptranchias perlo isolate sHepPer1 chromosome 13, sHepPer1.hap1, whole genome shotgun sequence window:
- the aqp12 gene encoding aquaporin 12 produces the protein MTGLNVSFGYFFAVVAFSEVVRRGSKKLLPLRICSTFLVELASCFQLGACWFELRMLVIIGPWGGGFGMDVVMTLLFLLVSIHEATFDGAEANPLVTAQELLRSNSPVIASTLKLLAQFGGTHLAKAVAKLYWSWELTDLHLIQNMMATDCSSAIQTSVSQGAMVEASCAFLFHLVVMKFEGAAFGYRILSKALTITALVHVAGPYTTALFNPALAFSVTFHCSGNTLSEYMIVYWLSPFIATILAVFLFNGNIPLLFHKNLLYSQRTKYKIPKGKPMLDPEVNKAVNRKGKGDSWKRGSEVITETEKDK, from the exons ATGACTGGGCTCAATGTCTCCTTCGGTTATTTCTTTGCTGTCGTGgctttcagtgaggtggtcaggaGGGGCTCCAAAAAACTTCTGCCACTTCGGATCTGCTCCACCTTCCTGGTGGAGCTGGCCTCCTGCTTCCAGCTGGGTGCCTGCTGGTTTGAGCTCAGGATGTTGGTGATCATCGGGCCGTGGGGAGGTGGGTTTGGGATGGACGTGGTCATGACCCTGCTGTTCCTCCTTGTCTCGATCCACGAAGCCACCTTTGACGGAGCTGAGGCCAACCCGCTAGTCACCGCGCAGGAATTGCTCCGCTCCAACTCCCCTGTGATCGCCAGCACTCTCAAACTCTTGGCCCAGTTTGGAGGGACACACTTGGCCAAGGCAGTCGCAAAACTGTACTGGTCCTGGGAGCTGACGGATTTGCACCTTATCCAGAACATGATGGCCACAGACTGCAGCTCGGCCATCCAGACATCGGTCAGCCAAGGAGCCATGGTCGAGGCATCTTGTGCCTTCCTTTTCCATCTAGTTGTGATGAAGTTTGAGGGAGCAGCTTTTGGATACAGGATCCTGTCCAAAGCCCTAACCATCACCGCCCTGGTCCACGTAG CTGGCCCATATACCACAGCTCTGTTTAACCCAGCACTTGCATTCTCTGTCACATTCCACTGTTCTGGAAACACATTGTCAGAATACATGATAGTCTACTGGCTCAGTCCATTCATTG CAACAATTCTGGCTGTCTTTCTGTTCAATGGAAACATTCCTCTGCTTTTCCACAAGAATCTCCTCTATTCCCAAAGGACAAAGTACAAAATTCCCAAAGGGAAACCAATGCTAGATCCAGAAGTGAACAAGGCAGTCAACAGGAAAGGAAAAGGAGACTCCTGGAAGAGGGGCTCGGAGGTGATCACAGAGACGGAAAAAGACAAGTGA